TAGGTGATCGCGGCAAGGATCGCGATGGCAATGATCGCCACCACCACGAACGTCACCACGACAATGGGCACGTCAAGCGGCAGCTTCCCGAGTGTCAGGCGACCGAAAAGAAATGAGCTTTCTACTGCTTGTTGTTCAACAGCCATATCGTCACCTGTCAGTTCGAGGCTGCATCGGCAGCTTGTGTCGTGGGCTCTTGCTCTGCGTCTTCGGCAGGTATTTCAGGGCCGCCTCCGCCTTCTCCCCAATGAGGCGCTTCAGTTTCGGCTTCCGCTTCGGCGGCGGTCTCTGGCTGATGTCCGCCAGCCGCCTCGACCGCACTGGCCGCATAAGCACTGCCCCGGCTTCGCGTCAGCTTATCGGTCATCATCATCTCGTCCATGCAGGTCTGACCCGGCTCGACGCAGCGATTCAGGATGTCGTGGTAAAGCTCTTCATCGCCGAGCGCATAGAAGGTCGCCGGGACGTTTTCGGACGGGGCGAGAAGTTCCAGATATTCGTCACGGTCAAGCACCTCGCCCGAGTCGCGGGATTTTTCGACCCATGCGTCGAAATCCGCTTGCTCCATCCCGTGGAAGGGGAATTTCATGCCCGGAAAACCTGCTCCGGTATAATGCGCCGCCATGCCGGTATAGTCGCCGGGTTCGTTGATGACGGCATGCAACTGGGTCTGCATCGACGGCATGGCATAGATCATCCCGGCCAGAGTCGGCACATAGAATGCCGTCATGACCTGAGTCGCTGTCAGTTCGAACCGAATCGGCCGGTCCAGCGGTGCGGCCAGATCGTTCACCGTTGCAATGCCGTACTCCGGATAGATGAACAGCCATTTCCAGTCCATCGCGACGACCTGAACCACCAGCGGTTCCTCGCCATCGGTCACACCGGCGGTTTCACTGTCCAGCGGGCGATAGGGGTCAAGTTTATGCGTACTGACCCATGTCAGCGCCCCCAGCCAGACGATAATCACCAGCGGCGCGGCCCAGATCAGAAGCTCAAGCTGAGTCGAATGGTGGAAGCCCGGATCGTATTCGGCCTCGGAATCCTTGTTCGAGCTGCGATAGCGAATCGCGAAAACCACGATTGCGATCATCACCGGCAATACGATCACGAGAATCAGCGCGGTGGTTATTCCCAGAACATCCCGCGTCTTCGCCGCGACATCGCCCCCCGGCGCAAGAACCTCGGAACCGCATCCCGCGACAGCCATAAGAGGGGCAGCGCGAAGGAGAAATTTGGAAATAGCCATTATGTAAACCTGTACCTTCCGGGCGCGCTGCCAACGACGCCAAGCAGCGGCTATCGCGACAAGTGAACGATCCATCAGAGTCGGGCGCAGCAAAACAAATCTATGATGCTTTGTCCATCAACTTGTGTCGTGCTGCATTCGGCTTGACATGATAGATTGATAGCGTCTCCTTAAAGGAGCGGTTAGGATCGCGCCAGCACATGAATGATGAGGTGAAAAGATGGACAGGATTGCCGATACATCAGAAATTGCGCCCGATAATCATGTGCGACTCACCGATATTTCGATAGGTGTGATCATTGGTCGCACCTCTGAATTCTTCGATTTTTTCGTTTTTGCGATCGCGGCGGTGCTGGTTTTTCCGCAGTATATTTTTTCCTTCGCATCTCCGGTTGCAGGGACCTTGTACGGGTTCCTTGTCCTTGCTCTCGGCTTTGTTGCCCGCCCGGTCGGCACCTTCGTCTTTACCGAAATCGACCGGCGTTGGGGACGCGGTACCAAGTTAACAACAGCTTTGTTTCTTCTGGGTCTGTCCACAGTCGCGATTTCATTTTTGCCAAGTTATGAACAAGAGGGCTGGCTGACCGTCGCCAGCCTGTGCATGTTCCGTATGGGGCAGGGCGCGGCGGTCGGCGGGTCATGGGATGGCATGTCCTCGCTTTTGTCGATGCAGGCGCCTGATGGGTATAAGGGCCGCTATGCAACGATTCCCCAGATCGGCGCACCTATCGGGCTCATTCTCGCCTGCGGGTTGTTCATTTTCCTCAAGACATCCTTGTCCGACGATGAGTTCCTGTCTTTCGGCTGGCGCTATCCGTTCTTCGTGGCATTCGCGATCAACGTTGTCGCCCTGTTCGCGCGGCTGAAGCTTGCGACCAGCGAGGAATTCGAATCACTCTACGATCAGGCCAAGCTGCGCCCCCGCATCAATCCGCGGCTGTTGCGCGAAGAGGGCAGGAATATCGTGATCGGCGCATTCACGCCTCTGGCGACGCTTGCGCTGTTCCATATGGTGACGGTGTTCCCGCTTGGCTGGACCTATCTGCATTCGCCCGGAAACGTTATCGGCCTTCTGTGGATTGAGGTGGTCGGCGCATTATTCGGCCTCGGAGGCATTGTCGCATCGGGCTTTATCGCCGACCGGATCGGTCGCCGCACATTGCTGCTGAACTGCGCCATTGCCATTGCCGTCTATGCGGTGATCTCGCCCGCAATGCTCAGCCTCGGGCTGAGCGGTGAGGCGCTGTATGTCTTTATCGGCTTCGGCCTGCTTGGGCTGTCCTTCGGTCAGTCCTCCGGTGCGGTTGCATCGCGTTTTTCGATGAAGAATCGCTATACCGCATCCAACCTGACCGCCGATCTGTCGTGGATGTTCGGCGCAGGTTTTGCACCCTTCGTGGCGCTGTACCTGACAGAGAATCTGGGTCTGTGGTCCGCCGGCGCTTATCTGCTGTCCGGTGCGCTATGCACGATTGCCGCGCTGCTTCTGTTCAGCCACAACAAGGCTGCCGCAATTACACCGGCTGACCACAGGAACTGAGCTTCGCGGAGTTCCTGAACCATGATACAGGCGCCGCCTTCTCCGGGCGGCGTTTTTTTTTCTGAAAAATGCGAAGCAGATCACGGCGGCTATCTGTCCGCCGCTTTACCGTGTCTCCGATGTGTCAGACGGGCTGTGTTCCGCATTCTACCTGAAACCGATATTCCCCATTTTCACCTTCCGTCACGGACAGAAGCCTGTGCCCGGCCCCGGTGCAGAAATGAGGTACGTCCACCGCAGCCATCCTGTCAGTCGCGATCAGCAAGACGATGTCACCCTTCCGCCGGGACATCAGCGTCTTGCGCAACCGCAGAACCGGCAGCGGGCAGAGCAGACCCCGTGCGTCGATTTCAGTCATTCGGTCCATCAGAGACATTACGCAGATAATACGAATCCGCATCCTGCTGGATCAGCGGGGCTTGACCTCTGGCGAGCGGAAAGCGCATGCGACCTTGCGGCGGCGCAATAAAGCAAACCGGCAGATTGCCTCTGCCGGTTTCTGCATGATTGCTGCGGGCGAACATCAGCGGCGACGGTCGCGCCGTGCGCTCATCGGCTGGAAGGCAACGCCGACATGCGCCTCGCAATAGGGCTTGCCTGCCTGTGCTGGAAGTCCGCAGAACCAGAATTTCTCGGTTGCCGGGTCTCCGATAGGCCATTTGCAGGTGCGTTCCGTCAGCTCCATCAGGGAAAGCTTGCGGGCCTTCTTTTCGATCTCACGGACATTGGCCAGAGCCTCGGGGCTGATTTCATTGGCCGAGGGCTGCGGCGGCAGAGGCTGCCCCGCCGGTACGATCGGGCGGCGCGGCGAGAATGCGGGCTGTGGAGGCGGCTCGGCGGATTCGGTTGCCGGTTCGGGCTCAGGCTCTGCCTTGGTGGCGGGCTTCTCTGCCGGTTGCTCCGGCGCAGGCTTGGCCTTTGCCTTCGAAGCGGGCTTCGGCTTGGCCTCTTTTTCCGGCTGCGCCTTTGCCGCCCCGGCATCGGCGCTGCTGTCGCCTTCGTCGCGATTCGACAGCCCAAGCCGGTGAACCTTGCCGATCACGGCATTCCGTGTCACGCCGCCCAGCTCTTTCGCGATCTGGCTGGCGGACTGTCCTTCCGACCACATCCGCTTCAGGGTTTCGACACGCTCGTCGGTCCAGGACATTTCGGCCTTTCCGGCGGTCCCCCGCCCATCTTGCAATTCCAGACTAGCCCGGTCACACCGGGAATACCGAGAAATATCCTGCCCCGCGTCTCAATTCAAGAAGCCGTCATGTCCCAGACCGAACAGATTATCCGCCGCCCGATGGGCGCACGCCGCTTTGGCCGTGTGAACTGGCTTGGCCTCTGGACGCTGACCAGCCGCGAAATCATGCGCTTCATGTCGGTCTGGCAGCAAACCGTCTTCGCGCCGCTGATCACGGCGGGGCTGTTCGTCGTGGTTTTCTCAGTCGCGCTCGGTCGGGGCGACCGTGAGGTGATGGGCCTGCCATATCTGGCCTTTCTGGGGCCGGGCATTCTGATGATGACGGTGATCCAGAACAGTTTCGCGAATACATCGAGCAGCATCATAAGCTCGAAGATGCAGGGCAATATCGTCGATACGCTGATGCCGCCGCTCTCGGCCGGAGAGATCCTTGCAGGCTATCTTCTGGGTGCCATCGCCCGTGCCGCGCTTGTGTCGGTGGTGATCGGAGCTGGATTTGCGCTTCTTCTGGGGCATCTGCCAGAGCATCCGCTTGTCGCGGCCTTGTTCATTCTGCTGGGTGCCCTGCTGATGGGAGGTCTGGGCATGATTGGCGGGATCATGGCGCAGAAATTCGACCAGATGGCGGCGCTGACGAATTTTGTCGTGACGCCGCTCAGCTTCCTTTCCGGCACGTTTTATTCCATTGAGGCACTGCCGCCCTTCTTCCGGGCCATCAGCCATGCCAATCCGATCTTCTATCTGATCGACGGGGCACGTTATGGATTTACCGGAGTCAGCGATGCCAGCCCGGTTCTCGGTTTCATCGTCTGTCTTGCGACGGTGGTCCTCGTCTGCGGAACCTGCTGGTATCTGTTGCGCAGCGGCTATCGCATGAAGCCGTGAACCATCTGGCGATCATCACCCTTGTCGTTGACGATTATGACCGGGCGATAAACTGGTTTTGCACGGCGCTTGATTTCTCGCTTGTCGAGGATACACCCTCGCTGACCGATGACGGACGGCCAAAACGGTGGGTTGTTGTCGCGCCGAAAGCTGGCGGCTGTGCGATTCTGCTGGCCCGAGCGGATGGCGATGCGCAACAGGCCCGCATCGGTGATCAGACCGGCGGGCGCGTCGGGTTCTTTCTTGAATGCGAGGATTTCCAGACCGAGTATGACCGGATGCTTGCGGCGGGCGTTTTCTTTGAAGAGCGCCCGCGACAAACCGAATACGGGACCGTCGCGAAGTTTCGTGACCTCTGGGGGAATCGCTGGGATCTCTGGCAGCGAAAATAAAGCTTGCCCATGCCTCACTTTTGTCGCATCCAGCCTTCATGATCGTCAGGACCGCCTTTTCTGTTCGTCCCCGACGCCGCTGAGGCGTACGATCCCGCATGTCCGTCGGTGATACGGGCATATCCTGTCTGCCAATCCGTTCCGGTCCAGTTGAAGGAGCCCTTTGATGTCCGATTTTCCGCATGTCCTGCCGACCTATAACCGTGCGCCGATCTCATTCGAGCGCGGCGAAGGAAGCTGGGCCATTACGCAGGACGGAACGCGATATCTTGATCTCGGCGCAGGCATTGCGGTGAACGTATTGGGTCATGCCAATCCCGCATTGGTCGAGGCACTGACCGCGCAGGCGGGGCGGATCTGGCATGTGTCCAATCTCTACCAGATCCCCGAGCAGCAGAGACTGGCCGATCTGCTGGTCGGACACAGCTTCGCGGATACGGTATTCTTCACCAATTCCGGCACCGAGGCCGCGGAACTCGCCATCAAGATGGCCCGGAAATATCATGATCACGCCGGACATCCCGAACGCATCGAGATCCTCACATTCGAAGGCGCGTTTCACGGGCGCTCGACCGGGGCCATCGCCGCTGCCGGGTCAGAGAAGATGGTCAAGGGTTTCGGCCCGCTCATGCCCGGTTTCCGGCAATTGCCGTGGGGAGATATCGCGGCGCTCTCTGATGCGATCAGTGGCGAAACCTGCGCCGTCATGCTTGAACCGATTCAGGGAGAGGGTGGCATCCGCCCGCTTCCCGATGAGGATCTGCGCGAAATCCGGCGTCTCTGCGATGAAACAGGTGCGCTGCTGATCCTCGACGAGGTCCAGTGCGGAATGGGCCGGACCGGGCGGCTGTTCGCGCATGAATATGCCGGAATCACGCCGGATATCATGATGGTGGCGAAAGGGATCGGCGGGGGCTTCCCGCTTGGCGCGGTGCTGGCCACGCAGAATGCGGCTTCAGGAATGACCGCAGGCACGCATGGCTCGACCTATGGCGGCAATCCTCTGGCCTGCGCGGTCAGCGCAAAGGTGATGGAGATCGTCGCCGACGAAACCTTCCTGGCCGAGGTGAACCGCAAAAGTGCCCTTCTCAACCAGAAGCTGGAGGCTCTTGTCGCGGCACATCCCGATCTGTTCGAATCGGTCCGGGGACATGGGCTGATGCTGGGGCTCAAATGCAGGATCTCGCCCGCCGATCTTGTTACCGCAGGCTATGCGCAGCAGCTTCTGACGGTGGCCGCCGCAGATAACACGCTGCGCCTGCTGCCGCCGCTCAATATCTCCGATGAGGAGATTGATGAAGCGGTGGCCCGGCTGGAAAAAGCGGCCCAAAGCCTCGATGCCTGACAGATACCGCATCATGCCCCGCCGACGATAAATCCCTTCCGATGCTTCTTCTCCACGAAAATGCCCCGGGGGTGCGCCGCAGGCGCAAAGGGGGCAGAGCCCCCTTGACCCCGGCCCGACAAGCGGGCTTGCTGGCCCGGAACGCCGAAAGATAAGAAAATGAACCATTTCCTGGATATTCACACCACCGGCAAGGATGATCTCCGCAAGATCATCGACAACGCGCAATCCATGAAAGCCGCTCGCGAAGGGCGGCCAAAGGGGACGGCGGACGATGAACAGCCTCTGGCCGGCCGGATGGTCGCGCTGATCTTCGAAAAACCCTCGACCCGCACCCGGGTCAGTTTCGATGTCGGTGTGCGCCAGATGGGCGGGCAGACAATGGTGCTTTCCGGCAAGGAAATGCAGCTCGGCCACGGTGAGACCATCGCGGATACCGCCCGCGTCCTGTCTCGCTATGTCGATCTGATCATGATCCGCACATTCGAGGAGGCGACGCTTCACGAAATGGCTGAATATGCCAGTGTACCGGTCATTAACGGGCTGACGAACCGTACGCATCCCTGTCAGATCATGGCCGATATCCTGACCTATGAGGAACATCGCGGCCCAATCGCCGGGAAGAAAGTCGTCTGGTCCGGAGACGGCAATAATGTCTGCGCCAGCTTCCTGCATGCGGCAGGCCAGTTCGGATTCGACTTCACCTTCACGGGGCCGCAAACGCTGGACCCCGAACGCGAATGGTTGGATTTCGCCCGCGATCAGGGCGTCGCGGCAGAGATTGAGCGTGATCCGCATAAAGCGGTCAATGGCGCGGATCTGGTCGTCACCGACACATGGGTCTCGATGCACGATCCCGAATCCGCCAAGGAGCGCCGCCATAACCAGCTTCGCGGCTATCAGGTCAATGAGGAACTGATGTCGAAGGCAAAACCGGATGCGCTTTTCATGCACTGCCTTCCCGCGCACCGCAACGATGAGGCGACAAGCGCGGTCATGGACGGTCCCCATTCGGTGATTTTCGATGAAGCCGAGAACCGCCTTCACGCCCAGAAGGCGATCATGCGTTGGTGCCTCGGGGTTTAACGCTCAGCCTGCGGCGCAGCCCCGATATTCGGTTGCGCCGTCCTGTTTCAGCAGCGTCAGCACGATAAGCGACGGGTCCAGCGGGAAGGGCTTGCCGGAGGGTGCCACGAAGTCGACGCTGATCTCTGATCCGTCCCGCGACAGTTCGGGCCGCGAAACCCAGATATCGTCGCTGCCGCCATATTCGACGGCCATATTCGTTGCGGGCTCGGGAAGCGATAGCGTCGCGGTCATGCCGTCCTCAATCTCTCCGAGGCTGCATGGCGGCTGGTCACGGGACAGTTCGGGCTGACGGCGCATCGCCTCGGTGATGACAGGATCCGGCGAGGATCCGGCAGGGGGCGCGGTCAGCGTCAACTCGGCGGGGACGCAGATATTTTCGCAGATTCCCAATGAAATCCTTGCCGACAGCCCGATGGGCCTGTCCTTTTCATCGGGCGCGATGGTGAAGGGAAGGATTAGCCTGTCATGGAAACCAAGCGTGCGTACACCGTCAGAGTCGATCACCTCGGGTGCGGGCCAGTGGAAGGCAACCTTGCCGATATTGCTGCCCTTCCAGTCGAATTCCGGCGCAAGCCCGGCATCCCCCGGGCTGCGCCAATAGGTCTTCCATCCCGGCGATAATTCCAGTTCCAGCGCGGCGATGCGATTGCCGTTCTCATCAGTCCAGCCGGGCAGAAACCGCGCAGAGAACAGTCCTTCAGGCAGGTCCCCGGCCCATGCGGGGATGGCGGCTGCAAGGCAAAAGAGAATGGCGTATTTCATCTGTCCCGTCTAACCCGACCTGGTGCCGGGCTGAAATCACCTTTTCGGGACGGGGCTTGTGAAATCCTCGCGATGGGCCGATCCTGATGGTCAGGAGGCGCATTGATGAGCGACGATGGCAATCTGAGCGGAAAGATCCTGATCGCGATGCCCGATATGGGCGATCCCCGTTTCGCGCATTCAGTGGTTCTGGTTTGTGCGCATTCCGCTGAGGGTGCAATGGGCATCGTGCTGAATCAGCGCATGCAGGGCATGACATTCAACAAATTGC
This sequence is a window from Paracoccus aerodenitrificans. Protein-coding genes within it:
- a CDS encoding ABC transporter permease, which produces MSQTEQIIRRPMGARRFGRVNWLGLWTLTSREIMRFMSVWQQTVFAPLITAGLFVVVFSVALGRGDREVMGLPYLAFLGPGILMMTVIQNSFANTSSSIISSKMQGNIVDTLMPPLSAGEILAGYLLGAIARAALVSVVIGAGFALLLGHLPEHPLVAALFILLGALLMGGLGMIGGIMAQKFDQMAALTNFVVTPLSFLSGTFYSIEALPPFFRAISHANPIFYLIDGARYGFTGVSDASPVLGFIVCLATVVLVCGTCWYLLRSGYRMKP
- the cyoA gene encoding ubiquinol oxidase subunit II; the protein is MAISKFLLRAAPLMAVAGCGSEVLAPGGDVAAKTRDVLGITTALILVIVLPVMIAIVVFAIRYRSSNKDSEAEYDPGFHHSTQLELLIWAAPLVIIVWLGALTWVSTHKLDPYRPLDSETAGVTDGEEPLVVQVVAMDWKWLFIYPEYGIATVNDLAAPLDRPIRFELTATQVMTAFYVPTLAGMIYAMPSMQTQLHAVINEPGDYTGMAAHYTGAGFPGMKFPFHGMEQADFDAWVEKSRDSGEVLDRDEYLELLAPSENVPATFYALGDEELYHDILNRCVEPGQTCMDEMMMTDKLTRSRGSAYAASAVEAAGGHQPETAAEAEAETEAPHWGEGGGGPEIPAEDAEQEPTTQAADAASN
- a CDS encoding GcrA family cell cycle regulator, which gives rise to MSWTDERVETLKRMWSEGQSASQIAKELGGVTRNAVIGKVHRLGLSNRDEGDSSADAGAAKAQPEKEAKPKPASKAKAKPAPEQPAEKPATKAEPEPEPATESAEPPPQPAFSPRRPIVPAGQPLPPQPSANEISPEALANVREIEKKARKLSLMELTERTCKWPIGDPATEKFWFCGLPAQAGKPYCEAHVGVAFQPMSARRDRRR
- the argF gene encoding ornithine carbamoyltransferase, which produces MNHFLDIHTTGKDDLRKIIDNAQSMKAAREGRPKGTADDEQPLAGRMVALIFEKPSTRTRVSFDVGVRQMGGQTMVLSGKEMQLGHGETIADTARVLSRYVDLIMIRTFEEATLHEMAEYASVPVINGLTNRTHPCQIMADILTYEEHRGPIAGKKVVWSGDGNNVCASFLHAAGQFGFDFTFTGPQTLDPEREWLDFARDQGVAAEIERDPHKAVNGADLVVTDTWVSMHDPESAKERRHNQLRGYQVNEELMSKAKPDALFMHCLPAHRNDEATSAVMDGPHSVIFDEAENRLHAQKAIMRWCLGV
- a CDS encoding sulfurtransferase TusA family protein, which produces MTEIDARGLLCPLPVLRLRKTLMSRRKGDIVLLIATDRMAAVDVPHFCTGAGHRLLSVTEGENGEYRFQVECGTQPV
- a CDS encoding VOC family protein, which encodes MNHLAIITLVVDDYDRAINWFCTALDFSLVEDTPSLTDDGRPKRWVVVAPKAGGCAILLARADGDAQQARIGDQTGGRVGFFLECEDFQTEYDRMLAAGVFFEERPRQTEYGTVAKFRDLWGNRWDLWQRK
- a CDS encoding aspartate aminotransferase family protein, coding for MSDFPHVLPTYNRAPISFERGEGSWAITQDGTRYLDLGAGIAVNVLGHANPALVEALTAQAGRIWHVSNLYQIPEQQRLADLLVGHSFADTVFFTNSGTEAAELAIKMARKYHDHAGHPERIEILTFEGAFHGRSTGAIAAAGSEKMVKGFGPLMPGFRQLPWGDIAALSDAISGETCAVMLEPIQGEGGIRPLPDEDLREIRRLCDETGALLILDEVQCGMGRTGRLFAHEYAGITPDIMMVAKGIGGGFPLGAVLATQNAASGMTAGTHGSTYGGNPLACAVSAKVMEIVADETFLAEVNRKSALLNQKLEALVAAHPDLFESVRGHGLMLGLKCRISPADLVTAGYAQQLLTVAAADNTLRLLPPLNISDEEIDEAVARLEKAAQSLDA
- a CDS encoding MFS transporter, with the protein product MDRIADTSEIAPDNHVRLTDISIGVIIGRTSEFFDFFVFAIAAVLVFPQYIFSFASPVAGTLYGFLVLALGFVARPVGTFVFTEIDRRWGRGTKLTTALFLLGLSTVAISFLPSYEQEGWLTVASLCMFRMGQGAAVGGSWDGMSSLLSMQAPDGYKGRYATIPQIGAPIGLILACGLFIFLKTSLSDDEFLSFGWRYPFFVAFAINVVALFARLKLATSEEFESLYDQAKLRPRINPRLLREEGRNIVIGAFTPLATLALFHMVTVFPLGWTYLHSPGNVIGLLWIEVVGALFGLGGIVASGFIADRIGRRTLLLNCAIAIAVYAVISPAMLSLGLSGEALYVFIGFGLLGLSFGQSSGAVASRFSMKNRYTASNLTADLSWMFGAGFAPFVALYLTENLGLWSAGAYLLSGALCTIAALLLFSHNKAAAITPADHRN
- a CDS encoding protein-disulfide reductase DsbD domain-containing protein; this translates as MKYAILFCLAAAIPAWAGDLPEGLFSARFLPGWTDENGNRIAALELELSPGWKTYWRSPGDAGLAPEFDWKGSNIGKVAFHWPAPEVIDSDGVRTLGFHDRLILPFTIAPDEKDRPIGLSARISLGICENICVPAELTLTAPPAGSSPDPVITEAMRRQPELSRDQPPCSLGEIEDGMTATLSLPEPATNMAVEYGGSDDIWVSRPELSRDGSEISVDFVAPSGKPFPLDPSLIVLTLLKQDGATEYRGCAAG